In Synechococcus sp. RS9909, one genomic interval encodes:
- a CDS encoding methyltransferase domain-containing protein — protein MLNATGFALALGIPTAAAAVGLAIWSRRNRAYHSSASVAAAYDAWTDDRLLEQLWGEHVHLGHYGEPPRRRDFRAAKADFVHALVHWSGLDQLPPGSRLLDVGCGIGGSARILAREYGFDVLGISISPAQVARATSLTPTGLSCRFAVMDALDLKLADGQFDAVWSVEAGPHMPDKQRYADELLRVLRPGGVLAVADWNRRDVSDGAMSGLERQVMHQLLTQWAHPEFASIKGFGANLNASPYNHGGTIVSADWTAATLPSWIDSIMEGVRRPGAVLSLGPKAVLQGLRETPTLLLMHWAFATGLMQFGVFRRD, from the coding sequence ATGCTGAACGCCACCGGCTTCGCCCTGGCCCTTGGCATTCCCACGGCCGCCGCTGCCGTGGGCCTTGCGATCTGGAGTCGCCGCAATCGCGCCTATCACTCCAGCGCCAGTGTCGCTGCGGCTTACGACGCCTGGACCGACGATCGCTTGCTCGAGCAGCTCTGGGGCGAACACGTGCACCTCGGGCACTACGGCGAGCCGCCTCGGCGCCGAGACTTCCGAGCCGCCAAGGCCGATTTCGTGCATGCCCTCGTGCACTGGAGTGGTCTTGATCAGCTGCCCCCCGGCTCGCGCCTTCTCGATGTGGGCTGCGGCATTGGCGGCAGCGCCCGAATCCTGGCGCGTGAGTACGGCTTTGATGTTCTGGGCATCAGCATCAGTCCCGCTCAGGTGGCCCGCGCCACCAGCCTCACCCCCACGGGTCTGAGTTGCCGCTTTGCGGTGATGGATGCCCTCGATCTGAAACTCGCCGACGGCCAGTTTGATGCCGTGTGGAGCGTCGAGGCCGGTCCCCACATGCCCGACAAACAGCGTTACGCCGATGAACTGTTGCGCGTGCTCCGCCCCGGCGGCGTTCTCGCCGTGGCGGACTGGAATCGCCGCGATGTCTCTGACGGGGCCATGTCGGGGCTCGAGCGGCAGGTGATGCACCAACTGCTCACGCAGTGGGCCCATCCGGAATTTGCCAGCATCAAAGGCTTTGGCGCCAATCTCAACGCCAGCCCCTACAACCATGGCGGCACCATCGTCAGCGCCGACTGGACCGCGGCGACCCTGCCCTCCTGGATTGACTCGATCATGGAGGGCGTGCGTCGCCCCGGCGCCGTGCTCAGCCTCGGCCCCAAGGCAGTGCTGCAAGGCTTGAGGGAAACGCCAACGCTCCTTTTGATGCACTGGGCGTTCGCCACCGGGCTGATGCAGTTCGGGGTGTTCCGCCGTGATTAA
- a CDS encoding LON peptidase substrate-binding domain-containing protein, translating into MADLSVRELPLFPLPDVVLFPREVLPLHIFESRYRMMLKSVLEDDRRFGVVRWDPQNQAMAAVGCCAEVLQHQTAEDGRSNIVTLGQQRFRVLDVVRETPFRTAMVSWIEDEPVTAESDLESLTRSVDHALRDVVELTGKLTGSPASLPDDLPDLPRELSFWIGAHLGGPVADQQQELLELTNTRERLEQEFAMLDETRRQLAARTVLRDTLANSEGC; encoded by the coding sequence GTGGCTGACCTGTCCGTCAGAGAGTTACCGCTGTTCCCTCTGCCGGATGTTGTTCTCTTTCCGCGTGAGGTGCTGCCACTCCATATTTTCGAGTCGCGCTACCGGATGATGCTCAAGAGCGTGCTGGAAGATGATCGCCGTTTCGGCGTTGTGCGCTGGGATCCACAGAATCAAGCGATGGCTGCGGTGGGGTGCTGTGCTGAAGTTCTGCAGCATCAAACCGCTGAGGACGGTCGCAGCAACATCGTGACCCTGGGCCAACAGCGTTTCCGCGTGTTGGATGTGGTGCGCGAGACCCCCTTCCGCACGGCCATGGTGAGCTGGATCGAAGATGAGCCGGTCACGGCCGAGTCCGACCTTGAATCACTCACTCGCTCCGTCGATCACGCCCTCCGCGATGTGGTGGAACTGACCGGGAAACTGACCGGATCACCCGCCAGCCTTCCCGATGACCTGCCCGATCTGCCACGGGAGTTGTCGTTCTGGATCGGCGCCCACCTGGGAGGTCCTGTGGCAGACCAGCAACAGGAGTTGCTGGAACTCACCAACACCCGAGAGCGACTGGAACAGGAATTCGCCATGCTCGATGAAACGCGCCGCCAGTTGGCGGCGCGGACAGTGCTCCGCGACACGCTGGCGAATTCAGAGGGATGCTGA
- the rpsJ gene encoding 30S ribosomal protein S10, producing the protein MSTAIAQQKIRIRLKAFDRRMLDLSCDKIIETADNTAATAIGPIPLPTKRKIYCVLRSPHVDKDSREHFETRTHRRIIDIYSPSAKTIDALMKLDLPSGVDIEVKL; encoded by the coding sequence ATGTCCACTGCCATTGCTCAGCAGAAGATTCGCATCCGCCTGAAGGCGTTTGATCGCCGCATGCTGGATCTCTCCTGCGACAAAATCATTGAAACGGCCGACAACACCGCGGCAACCGCCATCGGCCCCATTCCCCTCCCCACAAAACGCAAGATCTATTGCGTTCTGCGTTCACCCCATGTGGACAAGGATTCCCGCGAACATTTCGAGACCCGCACCCACCGCCGGATCATCGACATCTACAGCCCCTCGGCGAAGACGATTGACGCCCTGATGAAGCTGGATCTTCCCAGTGGTGTCGATATTGAAGTGAAGCTCTGA
- the tuf gene encoding elongation factor Tu, giving the protein MAREKFERNKPHVNIGTIGHVDHGKTTLTAAITNVLAKKGMAKKQDYADIDGAPEERERGITINTAHVEYETDTRHYAHVDCPGHADYVKNMITGAAQMDGAILVCAATDGPMAQTKEHILLAKQVGVPALVVALNKCDMVDDEEIIELVELEIRELLSSYDFPGDDIPVVQVSGLKALEGDAEWEAKIDELMKAVDENIPEPEREIDKPFLMAVEDVFSITGRGTVATGRIERGKVKVGEEIEIVGIKDTRKTTVTGVEMFRKLLDEGMAGDNVGLLLRGIQKEDIERGMVLVKPGSITPHTKFEGEVYVLKKEEGGRHTPFFAGYRPQFYIRTTDVTGQITAFTADDGSDVEMVMPGDRIKMTGELICPVAIEQGMRFAIREGGRTIGAGVVSKIIE; this is encoded by the coding sequence ATGGCTCGCGAGAAGTTCGAAAGGAACAAGCCCCACGTCAACATCGGCACCATCGGCCACGTTGACCACGGCAAAACCACCCTCACCGCTGCGATCACCAACGTGCTCGCCAAGAAGGGTATGGCCAAGAAACAGGACTATGCCGACATCGATGGTGCTCCCGAGGAGCGTGAGCGTGGCATCACCATCAACACGGCCCACGTTGAGTACGAGACGGACACCCGTCACTACGCCCACGTGGACTGCCCTGGTCACGCGGACTACGTGAAGAACATGATCACCGGTGCCGCCCAGATGGATGGCGCCATCCTCGTGTGCGCCGCCACCGATGGCCCGATGGCGCAGACCAAGGAGCACATCCTCCTGGCCAAGCAGGTCGGCGTGCCCGCCCTGGTCGTGGCACTGAACAAGTGCGACATGGTCGACGATGAGGAGATCATCGAACTGGTGGAACTGGAAATCCGCGAACTACTCTCCAGCTACGACTTCCCCGGCGATGACATCCCCGTCGTGCAGGTCTCTGGCCTGAAGGCCCTCGAAGGCGACGCCGAGTGGGAAGCCAAGATCGACGAGCTGATGAAAGCCGTTGACGAAAACATCCCCGAGCCTGAGAGGGAGATTGACAAGCCCTTCCTGATGGCCGTGGAAGACGTGTTCTCCATCACCGGTCGCGGCACCGTAGCCACCGGCCGGATCGAGCGCGGAAAGGTCAAGGTAGGCGAGGAAATCGAAATCGTCGGCATCAAGGACACCCGCAAAACCACCGTCACCGGTGTGGAGATGTTCCGCAAGCTTCTCGATGAGGGCATGGCTGGCGACAACGTCGGTCTGCTCCTCCGCGGCATCCAGAAAGAAGACATCGAGCGCGGCATGGTGCTCGTGAAGCCTGGCTCCATCACCCCCCACACCAAGTTCGAGGGTGAGGTGTATGTGCTCAAGAAAGAAGAAGGTGGTCGTCACACCCCCTTCTTCGCGGGTTACCGCCCGCAGTTCTACATCCGCACCACGGATGTGACCGGTCAGATCACCGCCTTCACCGCTGACGATGGCAGCGATGTGGAAATGGTGATGCCCGGTGACCGCATCAAGATGACCGGCGAACTGATCTGCCCCGTCGCCATTGAGCAGGGCATGCGCTTCGCCATTCGCGAAGGTGGCCGCACCATCGGTGCCGGCGTGGTGTCCAAGATCATCGAGTGA
- the fusA gene encoding elongation factor G yields the protein MARAFPLERVRNIGIAAHIDAGKTTTTERILFYSGVVHKIGEVHDGAAVTDWMAQERERGITITAAAISTSWKDHRINIIDTPGHVDFTIEVERSMRVLDGVIAVFCAVGGVQPQSETVWRQADRYSVPRMVFVNKMDRTGADFLKVHGQIKDRLKANAVPIQLPIGAEGDLSGIIDLVANKAYIYKDDLGKDIEITDVPADMADEVAEWRNTLMEAVAETDEALIEKFLETGELSDEELKSGIRIGVLKHGLVPMLCGSAFKNKGVQLVLDAVVDYLPAPVDVPPIQGVLPDGKEAVRPSDDKAPFSALAFKVMADPYGKLTFVRMYSGVLEKGSYVLNSTKGEKERISRLVVLKADDREEVDELRAGDLGAVLGLKATTTGDTLCAADDPIVLETLFVPEPVISVAVEPKTKGDMEKLSKALVALAEEDPTFRVNTDAETGQTVIAGMGELHLEILVDRMLREFKVEANIGAPQVSYRETIRASARGEGKFSRQTGGKGQYGHVVIEMEPGEPESGFEFVNKIVGGVVPKEFIKPSEMGMKETCESGVIAGFPMIDVRVTMVDGSYHDVDSSEMAFKIAGSMAFKDAVKKCNPVLLEPMMKVEVEIPEDFLGSIIGDLSSRRGQVEGQAIDDGTSKVSAKVPLAEMFGYATELRSMTQGRGIFSMEFSHYEDVPRNVAEAIISKNQGNS from the coding sequence GTGGCTCGCGCCTTTCCCCTGGAACGCGTCAGAAATATCGGTATCGCCGCCCATATCGACGCCGGCAAAACCACCACCACCGAACGAATCCTGTTCTATTCCGGGGTGGTGCACAAGATTGGTGAGGTGCACGATGGCGCCGCCGTCACCGACTGGATGGCCCAGGAGCGCGAACGCGGAATCACCATCACTGCGGCCGCCATCTCCACCAGTTGGAAAGACCACAGAATCAATATCATTGATACTCCCGGACACGTGGACTTCACCATTGAGGTGGAGCGCTCCATGCGTGTTCTCGATGGTGTGATCGCTGTGTTCTGCGCCGTGGGTGGCGTGCAGCCCCAGTCGGAAACCGTCTGGCGCCAGGCCGATCGCTACTCCGTGCCCCGCATGGTGTTCGTCAACAAGATGGACCGCACCGGCGCTGATTTCCTCAAGGTGCATGGTCAGATCAAGGATCGCCTCAAGGCGAATGCGGTGCCGATCCAGCTTCCGATCGGTGCTGAAGGTGACCTGAGCGGCATCATTGATCTCGTCGCCAACAAGGCTTACATCTACAAAGATGATTTAGGGAAAGACATCGAAATCACCGATGTCCCCGCAGACATGGCCGACGAAGTTGCGGAGTGGCGCAACACCTTGATGGAAGCCGTTGCGGAAACCGATGAGGCTTTGATCGAGAAGTTCCTGGAAACGGGTGAACTCAGCGACGAGGAACTCAAGAGCGGAATCCGCATTGGTGTACTGAAGCATGGGCTGGTGCCCATGCTCTGTGGCTCCGCCTTCAAGAACAAAGGCGTGCAGCTGGTGCTCGACGCCGTGGTCGATTACCTGCCCGCCCCCGTGGATGTGCCGCCCATCCAGGGCGTGCTGCCCGACGGCAAGGAAGCGGTTCGCCCTTCCGACGACAAGGCTCCATTCAGTGCCTTGGCCTTCAAGGTGATGGCCGATCCCTACGGCAAGCTCACCTTCGTGCGGATGTATTCCGGCGTGCTGGAGAAGGGCAGCTACGTGCTCAACTCCACTAAAGGGGAAAAGGAACGCATCTCCCGCCTGGTGGTGCTGAAAGCAGACGATCGGGAAGAGGTGGATGAACTGCGCGCCGGTGACCTTGGAGCCGTTCTGGGCTTGAAAGCCACCACCACCGGCGACACCCTCTGTGCAGCGGACGATCCCATCGTTCTCGAGACCCTGTTCGTGCCCGAGCCGGTGATCTCGGTGGCCGTGGAACCCAAAACCAAGGGCGACATGGAGAAGCTGTCGAAGGCCCTGGTGGCCCTCGCCGAAGAAGACCCCACATTCCGTGTCAACACCGACGCTGAAACCGGCCAGACCGTGATTGCCGGCATGGGAGAACTTCACCTGGAAATCCTTGTGGATCGCATGCTGCGGGAATTCAAGGTGGAAGCCAACATCGGCGCACCACAGGTGTCGTACCGCGAAACGATTCGCGCCTCAGCACGGGGTGAAGGCAAGTTCTCCCGCCAGACCGGCGGTAAGGGCCAGTACGGCCACGTGGTAATCGAAATGGAGCCCGGCGAACCCGAGTCTGGCTTTGAGTTCGTCAATAAAATTGTTGGCGGTGTCGTTCCCAAGGAATTCATCAAGCCCTCAGAAATGGGCATGAAGGAAACCTGTGAATCCGGCGTCATCGCTGGATTCCCCATGATCGACGTCAGAGTCACCATGGTGGACGGGTCTTACCACGATGTGGACTCGTCGGAAATGGCGTTCAAAATTGCCGGCTCCATGGCCTTCAAAGATGCGGTGAAGAAGTGCAATCCCGTGCTGCTTGAACCGATGATGAAGGTCGAGGTCGAGATCCCCGAGGATTTCCTCGGCTCGATCATCGGCGACCTGTCATCCCGTCGGGGACAGGTTGAAGGTCAGGCCATTGACGATGGCACGTCAAAGGTCTCGGCCAAGGTGCCCTTGGCCGAAATGTTCGGCTACGCCACTGAGCTCCGATCCATGACCCAGGGTCGGGGTATCTTCTCGATGGAATTCAGCCACTACGAGGATGTTCCTCGCAACGTCGCTGAAGCCATCATCTCCAAGAATCAGGGCAATTCCTGA
- the rpsG gene encoding 30S ribosomal protein S7, giving the protein MSRRNAAEKRPILPDPQFNSRLATMMVARLMKHGKKSTAQRILSDAFGLIGERTGGDPLELFETAVKNATPLVEVRARRVGGATYQVPMEVRQERGTAMALRWLVNFSRSRNGRSMAQKLAGELMDAANESGNAVRKREETHKMAEANKAFAHYRY; this is encoded by the coding sequence ATGTCCCGCCGCAACGCTGCCGAAAAGCGCCCGATCCTTCCCGATCCCCAGTTCAACAGCCGCCTGGCCACGATGATGGTGGCCCGCCTAATGAAGCACGGCAAAAAGTCGACGGCCCAGCGGATCCTGTCCGACGCCTTCGGCCTGATCGGAGAGCGCACCGGCGGCGATCCCCTTGAGCTGTTCGAAACCGCGGTGAAGAACGCCACCCCCCTGGTGGAAGTCCGAGCCCGCCGTGTCGGTGGTGCCACCTACCAGGTGCCGATGGAAGTGCGCCAGGAGCGGGGCACTGCCATGGCCCTGCGCTGGCTGGTCAATTTCTCCCGCTCCCGCAACGGCCGCAGCATGGCCCAGAAGCTGGCCGGTGAGCTGATGGATGCGGCGAATGAGTCGGGCAACGCCGTTCGCAAGCGGGAAGAGACCCACAAGATGGCTGAAGCCAACAAGGCCTTCGCCCACTACCGCTACTGA
- the rpsL gene encoding 30S ribosomal protein S12, with product MPTIQQLIRHERQSLKAKTKSPALRACPERRGVCTRVYTSTPKKPNSALRKVARVRLTSGFEVTAYIGGIGHNLQEHSVVLIRGGRVKDLPGVRYHIIRGTLDTAGVKDRRQSRSKYGAKTPKE from the coding sequence ATGCCAACCATCCAACAACTGATCCGTCACGAGCGTCAGAGCCTCAAGGCGAAGACCAAATCGCCGGCCCTGCGGGCCTGCCCTGAGCGCCGTGGTGTGTGCACCCGCGTCTATACCTCCACTCCGAAAAAGCCCAATTCGGCGCTGCGCAAGGTGGCCCGTGTGCGCCTGACCTCCGGTTTCGAAGTCACGGCCTACATCGGCGGCATCGGTCACAACCTGCAGGAACACTCCGTAGTGCTGATCCGCGGCGGTCGTGTGAAGGATCTGCCCGGCGTTCGTTATCACATCATCCGTGGAACGCTGGATACGGCCGGCGTGAAGGATCGCCGTCAATCGCGCTCTAAGTACGGCGCCAAGACTCCGAAGGAGTGA
- a CDS encoding phosphodiester glycosidase family protein, whose protein sequence is MVDLPPPPSPIAEVRLSPSQRGDRIRIGGHDLEAAWLWVGSDNRRPEQLWLPLDLLISQFGFARTQSDRGELLEWYGRKATLSSLPQRSLEDEVAIEVAGWLDSTGVQTSRSSRSLRVSLPAPRVQQLRRGKGSTANRLVLDLSGPALVQRLGNDLVLGVSTTPTQAGQLRGMGLRIQRQRSQLALPGQGQALATLTLADPWRIVLDGVSAGGEGNRSQGIDRLATALMSPAVQSLISRGLVLDRRTVTVGVKPLTVYRAGTVPQGQGLRLLPLAPTQAQQGLRFLNQLAQPAGALVAVNGGFFNRVRQLPLGAVRLNGSWLSGPILNRGAIGWDPGERLAFGRLRLNQELILSGGERWGLGLLNSGFVQRGLSRYTRAWGPYYRALSGEEQALSVRAGRVVALHSRAELARGVPLASGTDLIVARGGAPLPAGLDDAVEIKVSSSAPLGERSQVLGGGPLLLSNGRVVLNGRQEGFSAGFMALRAPRTVVAQDQQRLWLMTIEGARGSDPTLLETSLALQQLGLGDALNLDGGSSTSLLVANQLVMTGRSFPPRVQNALGLVPE, encoded by the coding sequence ATGGTCGATCTGCCGCCACCACCCAGCCCCATCGCCGAGGTGCGGCTCTCCCCATCGCAGCGCGGCGATCGCATCCGGATCGGTGGTCATGACCTCGAGGCAGCCTGGCTTTGGGTCGGAAGCGACAACCGGCGGCCCGAGCAACTCTGGCTGCCGTTAGATCTTCTGATCAGCCAGTTCGGTTTTGCACGCACCCAGTCCGATCGGGGCGAACTGCTGGAGTGGTATGGCCGCAAAGCAACGCTCAGCTCTCTGCCGCAACGCAGCCTCGAGGATGAAGTGGCGATCGAGGTCGCCGGGTGGCTGGACTCCACCGGCGTGCAGACCAGCCGCTCGAGCCGCAGCCTGAGGGTCTCACTCCCCGCGCCCCGGGTGCAGCAGCTGCGACGGGGCAAGGGCAGCACCGCCAATCGGCTGGTTCTGGATCTCAGCGGCCCGGCCCTGGTGCAGCGCCTCGGCAATGATCTGGTGCTTGGCGTCAGCACGACGCCCACCCAGGCCGGCCAACTGCGCGGCATGGGGCTGCGGATCCAGCGCCAGCGGTCCCAACTGGCCTTACCCGGCCAGGGCCAGGCTCTCGCCACCCTCACCCTGGCCGATCCCTGGCGCATCGTTCTCGATGGCGTCTCTGCCGGGGGTGAAGGCAACCGCAGCCAGGGCATCGACCGCCTGGCGACCGCCCTGATGAGCCCAGCGGTCCAATCCCTGATCAGCCGCGGGCTTGTGCTCGATCGACGCACGGTCACCGTCGGCGTCAAACCCCTCACCGTGTATCGGGCCGGCACGGTTCCCCAGGGCCAGGGGCTCCGCCTGCTCCCCCTGGCGCCCACGCAGGCCCAGCAGGGGCTGCGCTTCCTGAACCAGTTGGCCCAACCGGCCGGCGCCCTGGTGGCCGTGAACGGTGGTTTCTTCAACCGGGTGCGTCAATTGCCCCTCGGGGCGGTGCGCCTCAACGGCTCCTGGCTTTCCGGGCCGATCCTCAATCGGGGCGCCATTGGCTGGGATCCCGGCGAGCGCCTCGCGTTCGGTCGGCTGCGCCTCAATCAGGAACTCATCCTTTCCGGCGGGGAACGCTGGGGTCTGGGACTGCTCAACAGCGGCTTCGTGCAACGGGGCCTGAGTCGCTACACCCGAGCCTGGGGTCCTTATTACCGCGCTCTCAGCGGCGAAGAGCAGGCGCTGAGCGTGCGCGCAGGCCGTGTCGTCGCCCTCCACAGCAGAGCCGAACTGGCCCGTGGCGTCCCCCTGGCCAGCGGCACCGATCTGATCGTCGCCCGGGGCGGCGCCCCGCTACCGGCAGGCCTGGATGACGCGGTGGAGATCAAGGTCAGCAGTTCCGCTCCCCTCGGTGAGCGGTCCCAGGTGCTCGGCGGCGGTCCACTGCTGCTCAGCAACGGCCGGGTCGTGCTCAACGGACGCCAGGAGGGCTTCAGCGCGGGATTCATGGCGCTGCGGGCCCCCCGGACGGTCGTGGCTCAGGATCAGCAGCGGCTCTGGTTGATGACGATCGAAGGCGCCAGAGGCAGCGATCCCACCCTGCTGGAGACCAGCCTTGCCCTCCAGCAACTCGGCCTCGGAGATGCGCTGAATCTGGATGGCGGCAGCTCCACCTCCCTGCTCGTCGCCAACCAACTGGTGATGACAGGGCGCTCCTTCCCGCCCCGGGTGCAGAACGCCCTGGGGCTGGTGCCAGAGTGA